A single Mangrovimonas sp. YM274 DNA region contains:
- the rplT gene encoding 50S ribosomal protein L20, with protein MPRSVNSVAKRARRKKVLKQAKGYFGRRKNVWTVAKNAVDKAMQYSYRDRRNKKRTFRALWIQRINAGARLHGMSYSKFMGALKANNIELNRKVLADLAMNNPEAFEAIVNKVK; from the coding sequence ATGCCAAGATCAGTAAATTCAGTTGCAAAGAGAGCCAGAAGAAAAAAGGTTCTTAAGCAGGCCAAAGGTTACTTTGGAAGACGTAAAAACGTTTGGACAGTAGCCAAAAATGCGGTTGACAAAGCGATGCAATACTCGTATAGAGACCGTAGAAACAAAAAGAGAACTTTCCGTGCTTTGTGGATTCAACGTATCAATGCGGGAGCTAGATTACACGGAATGTCATATTCTAAGTTTATGGGAGCCCTTAAAGCTAACAATATCGAATTGAACCGTAAGGTTCTTGCAGATTTAGCGATGAACAACCCAGAAGCTTTTGAAGCAATCGTAAACAAAGTAAAGTAA
- the rpmI gene encoding 50S ribosomal protein L35: protein MPKMKTKSSAKKRFKLTGTGKIKRKHAFKSHILTKKSKKRKLALTHDTLVHKSDEDNVKTMLRLK, encoded by the coding sequence ATGCCTAAAATGAAAACTAAATCAAGTGCCAAGAAACGTTTTAAACTTACTGGCACTGGTAAGATTAAAAGAAAGCACGCTTTTAAAAGTCACATTTTGACTAAAAAATCTAAAAAGCGTAAACTTGCCTTGACTCATGATACATTAGTACATAAGTCAGACGAGGACAATGTTAAAACCATGTTACGTTTAAAGTAA
- a CDS encoding CoF synthetase, protein MALLNVIRNRVFWTLDFLKGSPIHTHLRDIETILNSPASTTSEEYRNLHLRNLLDHATKSTPYYQAYFNYKSLEDFPVIQKTIIQHNFESFRASNYKEKASFKVATSGSTGVPFFLFQDKNKRFRNTADVIYFSKLSNYNIGNRLYNLEVWRKHNQKSSIQSYLQNIIQLDITRLDDQNCELFLNRLQRDKQTKTILGFASALEIICQYLERSQKKHIPPKKLTSIIANAEHLNSFTKSQLHTYFDVPILSRYSNEELGIIAQQTIESPDHYIINHASYFIEILDLDTDETVAPGHPGRIVVTDLFNYCMPIIRYDTGDIGQLNKHENGVTKLEYIEGRKMDLIHDTSGQIISSFIVYTKFYKYYSYFKQFQFIQEAKNKYTVKLNIHDNFPYEEDLIADIKQDFGHDAEVEIHYVDEIPTLSSGKRKKVLNNIMKY, encoded by the coding sequence ATGGCATTATTGAATGTGATAAGAAACCGCGTCTTTTGGACATTAGATTTTTTAAAAGGCTCGCCCATCCATACTCACTTAAGAGACATTGAAACCATTTTAAATTCTCCTGCTTCAACAACTTCGGAGGAGTACCGAAATCTTCACCTTCGCAACTTGTTGGATCACGCCACTAAAAGTACACCTTATTACCAAGCATATTTTAATTACAAATCTCTCGAAGATTTCCCTGTCATTCAAAAAACCATCATTCAACATAATTTTGAAAGCTTTCGGGCTTCAAATTACAAGGAAAAAGCGTCATTTAAGGTGGCTACTAGTGGTTCTACAGGAGTCCCCTTTTTTCTTTTTCAGGATAAGAATAAAAGATTTAGAAATACGGCAGATGTTATCTACTTTTCCAAATTGAGCAACTACAACATTGGAAATAGACTTTACAACTTGGAAGTTTGGCGAAAACACAATCAAAAATCGTCCATTCAATCTTACCTACAAAACATCATACAATTGGATATTACAAGATTGGATGACCAAAATTGTGAATTATTTTTAAATAGGCTACAAAGAGATAAACAAACCAAAACCATTCTTGGATTTGCTTCAGCCTTAGAGATTATTTGTCAATACCTGGAACGCTCGCAAAAAAAGCACATACCACCAAAAAAACTAACTTCTATAATTGCCAATGCAGAGCATTTAAATAGTTTCACAAAATCTCAACTTCATACCTATTTTGACGTGCCTATTTTATCCAGATACTCAAATGAAGAATTAGGAATTATAGCACAGCAAACCATTGAATCTCCAGATCACTACATAATAAATCATGCCAGCTATTTTATTGAAATATTAGACTTGGATACCGATGAAACTGTTGCTCCTGGTCATCCCGGTCGTATTGTTGTAACGGATCTCTTTAACTATTGCATGCCAATAATACGATATGACACTGGCGATATAGGACAATTGAACAAACATGAAAACGGCGTGACAAAACTGGAATACATTGAAGGTAGAAAAATGGATTTAATACATGATACAAGTGGGCAAATTATCTCATCCTTTATAGTTTATACCAAATTCTATAAATACTATTCTTATTTCAAGCAATTTCAATTTATTCAAGAAGCCAAGAATAAGTATACCGTCAAGCTTAATATCCATGATAATTTTCCCTATGAAGAAGATCTCATCGCCGATATTAAACAAGATTTTGGCCATGATGCCGAAGTGGAAATTCATTATGTTGACGAAATCCCAACACTTTCTTCAGGAAAACGAAAAAAGGTGTTAAACAACATTATGAAATATTAG
- a CDS encoding ATP-grasp domain-containing protein, translated as MSNQKWIAMRLSRNIHRFSYYPETTDGNIWIDYINKELDKYPIDVIMPIFETGIRRLIAYQEKIKNPKALGLLASLENFDTAINKNSLVKFLQNHNMAVPKTIYMNGGARDKVLEYPLIVKPVEGYGGGQGVWLLHNREEEDLYFKRAEFGKHFLIQEFIEGYDVGCSVLCKDGKIVSYTIQKELQKAVNALGPLSGMEFIKEERVYKIVESLMSKLNWSGIAHVDLRYDRDKGDYKIIEINTRFWSSMEGSEIAGVNFPYLYCLASMGEQIIPDDYKNARFYNLKGLIKLFQEDKTILIDQLFILKNTQMKYVVKDPVPYVFKFIKRTKNIWVKGANIS; from the coding sequence ATGTCCAACCAGAAATGGATTGCAATGCGGCTTTCACGAAATATTCATAGGTTTTCATATTATCCCGAAACTACTGATGGCAATATTTGGATAGATTATATTAACAAAGAGCTAGATAAGTATCCTATCGATGTAATTATGCCAATTTTCGAGACCGGAATACGAAGGCTTATTGCTTATCAAGAGAAAATTAAAAACCCTAAAGCACTTGGTTTGTTGGCGTCCTTAGAAAACTTTGACACCGCTATAAATAAAAATTCTCTTGTAAAGTTTTTACAAAATCATAATATGGCCGTTCCGAAAACTATATATATGAATGGAGGGGCTCGGGACAAGGTGCTAGAATATCCTTTAATTGTTAAGCCAGTAGAGGGGTATGGTGGCGGACAAGGAGTTTGGTTACTGCATAATAGGGAGGAGGAAGACTTATATTTTAAGAGAGCAGAGTTTGGAAAGCATTTTTTAATACAAGAATTTATTGAAGGGTATGATGTGGGATGTAGTGTTTTGTGTAAAGACGGTAAGATTGTGTCATATACTATACAAAAGGAACTCCAAAAAGCAGTGAATGCGCTTGGGCCATTATCTGGAATGGAATTCATTAAAGAAGAACGGGTTTATAAGATTGTTGAATCCTTGATGTCAAAATTGAATTGGTCTGGTATTGCTCATGTAGATTTACGATACGATAGAGATAAAGGTGATTACAAAATTATTGAGATCAATACTCGATTTTGGTCATCAATGGAAGGTTCGGAAATTGCTGGTGTTAATTTCCCCTATTTATACTGTTTGGCAAGTATGGGGGAGCAAATTATTCCAGATGACTATAAGAATGCAAGATTTTATAATTTAAAAGGGCTTATTAAACTTTTTCAAGAGGACAAGACTATTTTGATAGATCAATTGTTTATTCTTAAAAACACCCAAATGAAGTATGTAGTTAAAGATCCAGTTCCCTATGTTTTTAAATTTATAAAGAGGACTAAAAATATATGGGTAAAGGGAGCTAATATTTCATAA